A stretch of Lathyrus oleraceus cultivar Zhongwan6 chromosome 6, CAAS_Psat_ZW6_1.0, whole genome shotgun sequence DNA encodes these proteins:
- the LOC127098125 gene encoding probable protein phosphatase 2C 11: MKRNGSKRDEKGNKVNNIMVSDTDCLEHAAASTTAVDKSHPAPPAPSNIVISYRNHDSLSSGGGISILSGSRNGKISYGYSSFKGKRASMEDFFEAKISEVDGQMVAFFGVFDGHGGSQTAEYLRNNLFKNLSSHPDFIKDTKTAIVEAFKQTDVDYLNEEKGHQRDAGSTASTAVLLGDRILVANVGDSRVVASRAGLAVPLSIDHKPDRSDERQRIEQAGGFVLWAGTWRVGGVLAVSRAFGDKFLRPYVVADPEIQEEDIEGVDFLIVASDGLWNVISNNEAVSLVQNITDAEAASKALIKEAYSRGSSDNITCVVVRFDPS; the protein is encoded by the exons atgaaaagaaatggGAGTAAAAGAGATGAAAAGGGGAACAAAGTAAATAATATAATGGTCTCAGACACCGACTGCCTCGAACATGCTGCCGCGTCCACTACCGCCGTCGATAAAAGTCACCCCGCACCGCCGGCACCTTCAAACATTGTGATTTCTTACAGAAATCACGATTCTCTCTCCAGCGGTGGCGGCATCAG CATTTTATCTGGAAGTCGAAATGGAAAGATCAGCTATGGATATTCCAGTTTTAAGGGTAAAAGAGCTTCAATGGAGGATTTCTTTGAGGCCAAAATATCAGAGGTTGATGGTCAAATGGTTGCCTTTTTTGGTGTTTTTGATG GCCACGGAGGTTCACAGACTGCAGAATACCTGAGAAATAATTTATTCAAAAACTTGAGTAGCCATCCCGACTTTATCAAAGACACTAAGACAGCTATTG TTGAAGCATTCAAACAAACAGACGTTGATTACCTCAATGAGGAAAAGGGACATCAAAGGGATGCTGGATCCACTGCATCAACAGCTGTATTGTTAGGCGACCGAATTCTTGTTGCAAATGTTGGTGATTCCCGAGTAGTTGCTTCTAGAGCTGGTTTAG CTGTTCCTTTGTCTATTGATCACAAACCTGATAGATCTGATGAGCGTCAAAGGATTGAACAAGCTGGGGGATTCGTATTATGGGCAG GAACATGGAGGGTCGGTGGCGTCCTTGCCGTTTCCCGTGCATTTGGAGACAAGTTTCTTAGACCATATGTTGTTGCCGACCCAGAAATTCAG GAGGAAGACATCGAAGGCGTGGATTTTTTAATAGTAGCTAGTGATGGCCTTTGGAATGTTATATCAAACAAT GAGGCGGTGTCTTTAGTACAAAATATCACTGATGCAGAAGCTGCATCTAAAGCACTAATTAAAGAAGCTTATAGTCGAGGAAGCTCCGACAACATCACATGCGTCGTTGTTCGATTTGATCCATCCTGA